A segment of the Eptesicus fuscus isolate TK198812 chromosome 9, DD_ASM_mEF_20220401, whole genome shotgun sequence genome:
tcacatatttgtcctcatccccccattcccatcccacccctctccccacgcatgccccaatcccctgttgaacttaaccgttggataggcttatatgcatgcatacaggtcctttggttgaactctccccctccccccaccctccccctaccctcccctatcctccctctgaggcccgatagtccgatcgatgcctccttgcttctggttctgttcttgttcctcagtctatgttgttcatcatttcctctagatgaacgagatcatatgtcactagatatatactaataagaactgaatgtgagacgagcaataatatttatgctgacaggcaaatgaatcaatctgtagcgagtttccccctggaccaacagttcttttgagacccaatttagatgtccagtagttccttatgtgtacatgtcagcactgacccctcagctctggatggtggacaaatggtggtaacggaggtccgactccctctggtttggtcttggccgaacccagggtcacggcgtcacctagactaaggggcacgtggcctcacccatacccaaggggcgccaCGTGAGtggcgccccttgggtatggatccaggggcgcacggcctcacccggacccaggatctggcttcacccgtacccagggacacttggcctctcccagacccaggggcacgtggcctcacccgggcttagttgcacaaggcctcacctggatccagggacacatgctctctcccggacccagggacgtttggcctctcccagacccagggccacttgggctcacccgggcctaggtgcacgaagcctcatccggatccagggacgcatggtctcacccggacccagggacgcttggcctctcccagacccaggggcacgtggcctcacccgggcttaggttcacgaggcctcacccggatccagggacacatggtctcacccagacccaggaacgtttggccactcccagacccagggccacttgggctcacccgggcctaggtgcacgaggcctcacccagatccagggacacatggtctcacccggacccagggacgcttagcctctcccagacccaggggcacgtggcctcacccgggcctaggtgcacgagggcgtagccatttctgatgacacgcggccgctgaggcggccgcatgccgaggatgaaacatttgctgctcctgaggatgaaacatttgcgaaataatgttttttcctcaaagtgacacactacccgagttatgctcagttttttggtgaagtttgacacaccaagctcaaaaagttgcccatcactggtctagatgatCTTCTCCAAATACTCCCTTATTTCAGGTGCTCCTTCTCTAGGTCCTCTCCAGCCCTAGTGATTCTCATCCAGATGCATTCCTGATTCAGGTGGTCTATATTTGGCGACTTCCTGAATACAGCCTCCCTCTGAGGGCTCAGGTGAATAGACAGAGATGTGCCTGAAGGGCTGAGAGTAAAGGTGGGTTGACAGGAGCCCCCTGACTCAGGAGCAGAGGGGCCAAGTCCTCCCTGGCTGTGCCTGagaccccctccctgccctgggtgAGGATTGGCACTGTCTTCCCCATGTGGTTTCCACTTTGGCTTGTTAACTCCAAGCGATTGCTGTTGCCCAACCTCTGGGAGCCAGgactgcctctgcccccacctcccatcctcAGCTTACCATGCAACGTGGCAAACTGGGCCGTGGGCTGGAACTTGGGCTGAATTAGTTTACCCTTCTGGGCCTGAGAGTCCTCAGCTACAAAGAGAATAATGTTTATCCCTACATTACAGGTTGCTGTGAGCATGGTACCTGAGTCATACAGTGTGCTCAGTGTAAGTTCCAGCACTGATTTATGTTTTCAGCCACTTCCAGAGCTGGACCCTGCAATATTTCCTTACCAACGGCCCATTTCTCAGCCTGTTTCTCTCCTGTGAACAACTGTGTATGGTTAGTTGTCCAGCCTCCAGCGTTCGTGTAGCACCCTAACACGACTGAGAGTATGGCCTGACAgccacacgtgtgtgcatgtttCAGGATCGGTGCCCCAGGGCTGCCTATCACCTGGGCTCTGCTTGGAGCCAGGGCTCTTCTGACCAAGCCAAGGCTCACAGGTGTCTTCCAGCTACTCCATGAGTGACGCAAACCAGAGTGAGTAGCAGTGAGGGAAGCTGAAGAGGGGGGCGGTTTCCCCTTAGATGCTGGGGTTCGGGGTAGGACCCTGCCCCCACTCCTCTCAGGTTCCCTAGGGAGCCCATCTGGAGCCCATTCATAATGCTGTCCCTTTctctgcagccactgtgggaccCTCGGGACTCCCCACGGTATCAGCCATGACCAatgggccaggctctggggcccGGGCATGGCCTGTGCTGGTGGGGGTTGTGCTGGGAGCTGTggtcctctctctcctcattgcaCTTGCTGCCAAATGCCACCTCTGCCGCAAATACCGCATCAGCTACCAGCACCGCCCACTGCCCAGGACAAGGAAGGGGATCTGTCCGGAGGTcggtgaagatgatgatgatgatggtttcATTGAGGACAATTACATTCAGCCTGGGGCCAGCGAGCTGGGGACAGAAGGTAGCAGGCACCATTTCTCCCTCTGAACCCCGATCTTTGGACACCCCCTTGCCTGACAGCTTAAGAATTGTAAATACTACAATGAACCTCAGGGATGGAGGTGGCTAGGATTTAAGggctgaccagggattgagcatTTCTTCCATCCCTGACACTAGCCACCACAGTGACAATGACCCTCTCTTGCTCAATAACTCTCAATGGCTCCCTGCTATTCTCAGGATAAAGCCCATCAAGGACCTAACTATGGACATGAGGCCTCTGTCAGCCTCTTGGTTTGCATTCTTCCTACTTAACTAGTTATTATTATATACCAGTTGATAGCATTTAGCAGATGAAAATCAGTGTGCCAAGTTTCTTATTGAATTTTTTCCCTATCAATAAAGTGGGTAATCTAAATAGTTATAATATATTCTGTTTTTGACAGGTattaataaatctatttttatttcaaagaaaaattaaaagttgctcgtttttattttcctgaactgGAACTTGTGCATAAAAGTGTTCTTTGTCACGGAGCTGGAAGATACTGCTAGGACATGCCCATCCCCCAGTGAGCCCCTCCCTCTCATAAAACCCTGTGAGCTTCTCTCCCATTACCCTTGCCACATTTACCTTAATCTTTATTGCAATTTGCACTTATTTTTTACTGTGCCTGTCCTTACagctagactgtgagctccctgaGGCCACAGGCTATGTCTCATTTGTGTCCTCAGAGTCTTGCACAAGGCAGATGCTAAATAAATACTTGGAAAATTTATTGAATTACTGTGGGCTCAGGAGTAAGTAGGTGAACGGTAAGGGAGTGCAGTTGATTGTGAAAAACTTGATCAAGAACTTGACAGGAAAAGATTAGGGTCACAGCTGCTGGTGGAATATTGGGGCAAGGGAGACAGTTAAGCTTCATTCTTTGCTTCTTTTGCAAGCAATGGAAAGGAATCCTGGCTTTTGCATAGAATTAAGGGGACAGCTGACTCAGGAGGACAGGAAGCAGGCGGTCCCAGCAGCCCGAGGTCAGGCATGGTACCTCTAATGCTTTGTCATTTATGGGTATCGATGAGACTCCAAGCCTGGGACTCCTAAACTCTCAGTTCTGAGTTTCAAGAACTCAGGTGAGAGAATCTGATTGGCCCAGTTTGGGTCCAGTATCCACCACAGGTCCAGCCAGCTGTGACCAGTGAGAGCAGGCTCCTATAGCACATATGTGATTTGGGGAGCCCACCTGTCTGTTCCAGGTCAATCCCAGACAAGGGGAAGTCATGAACCAGGCAGCCACCCCACATTGTGTCCACCTGGATGCTGCATTAGCCTTTAGAAAGAGCtagcagagaaggaaagggaggggtgACTAATGTAGGGAGGTGCTTGAGAAAAAGGCAGGAGGTCGAggggggctggagctggagcacaGGGTTTGAGGGGTGCCCTGAGGCCACAGGCTATGTCTCATTTGTGTCCTCAGAATCTTGCACAAGGCAGATGCTAAATAAATACTTggaaaatttattgaattttcagCTTCATGGCAGCGATGAAGCTGAAGCGTGGACCAGATcagctagtgcagtggtcggcaaactcattagtcaacagagccaaatatcaacagtacaacgattgaaatttcttttgagagccacatttttaaaacttaaacttcttctaacgccacttcttcaaaatagactcgcccaggccgtggtattttgtggaagagccacactcaaggggccaaagagccgcatgtggctcgcgagccgcagtttgccgaccacggagctagtgCCTTGGCGCCAAGATAGAGAGCTTGCTCTTTTGAGAGCAACCTAGGCTCATCTGTGAACTTTTTGGGCAAGGGAGTGATGTAATGATGACAGAAAAGTCATTGTGGATGCTGCGCAGTGATGGGTTGGAGGACAGAGACCAGGAGAGAAGTGACTAAGATGAGACTAATGTGTAGGGAACAGATTCCGCACATGGaagggggcagggctgacagcaCTGCTTGGCTACCGGATGTGGGGGCGGAAGGAGTCCAGGGAGCTGCCCTGGTTTTGGGCTTGATGGAGGAACAGGTTTCTTGGGAATGTGGATTCAGTGCCGGATGTGGATTTCCAGGGAAAGGTGCCCCGGGGCAGCTGGGATTCACTGGGGAGAAGTCCTGTCAGCAGACATGGGTTTGGGAATAGTCAGCCTGATCGTGTCACTGAGACCCTGGGAGTGGTTTGGTTTAGGTTTTGGAAGTGGAGTTGAGAGGCACTGAGAACTGAGTAGGGAAACACCGACATCTAAGGACTTgtcagcaggggagaggaggccagggaggagggaagcccagcacACACAGCCCCAACTCCAGCAATTTTTCCTGAGTCCTGAGATGGTCGAACCTGCCCCAGCCTGAGACCTGGAGAAGGACCCTGAGCAGCAGAACTAAGGGGCCAAGAACATGTCCTGGCTCCGAGGGGAGAGCTGCTGCGGACACTGTGGGTCTGTCCCCTGACCTAATGCTCCCGCAGGCCTACCTGAAGGAGCTGTCCTGCCTGCAGTTCTGGGCCAGAAAGCAGCTCAGCTGGCCCGGTTTGCACGTATTCTTGGGGACCTGAGTCAAGATGTCTGAGGGATCCAGGAGAAGGTTGGGCCTGATCCCAGAAGAGCAGTTGTGTTTCCtgagccctgcccccagccagggTCAGCAGGGAGGGCTTCCCCTCAGAACCTGCTGGAGGGCAAGCCTGGCTGAGCAGGACCGTGGGGTCATGAGAACCTTGTCCGGAGTGGCCTTGCTGGATTCCTCTGAGGAATCATTGACATGTGCTGCACATGCCTGGCCCCGTGCACAAATAGGCCACGTGACCTGGGCCCACAGGTTCAGGAGCCCAGGGATGCTGAGCGTGCTGGGAGGCCTGGGACTCAGCCAGACCTGGCTCTGGTCTGTCCTCCTCTAGCTGAGGCCCTggctgcagctgcctctgccttggccttgcACCCTGTCCTGCACCCCCAGCAGCTGCCACTACCTACTCTGTCCTGGGAACCCCAACCCAGACCTGGCTGTGGAGGAcaacccagctcccagctgcctTGTTCTGCTGTCCCCAAAGCAGAGCCAGATCCCTTGTCCATATGTGGAGGCCGAAGACAGGGGTCACACAAGCCACAGGCGTGAAGTTTAAGGAGCCCCAGCAGAGTAGCGGGTGAGTTGAGAGCTGAGACtccctggattcaaatcccagctctgccattgatgagctgtgtgaccttgggcaagttactctcTCAGTGCGCTAATTTCTTCTCAGTAAAGTGGGGATTATATAGTACTTGCCACACCAAGTtagaaggattaaatgagttatatAAGTAAAGTGGAACTGAGCCGGCCTGTACAAGTGTTAGCCATTTGCCTGTGGGCTCCCTCAGGGCAATCAGTCCTCACAATGGGTCCTCCCACAACCAGGCTTAATCCTAAGGGAGGAGCTTGTCAAGCCCCCTTTCTCCTCACTCTCTGGGCTGGGGTTTGAGCTTCCCTGTTTCCCAGAACTCAGCTCAGATCTGGTCAGGACGGAAGGACTTGAGTCTCTGATGCTATAGAATAACAACAACGATAGTGCCGATGTCCTAGTGCTTCTTACAACAGTCCTGCTGGGAAGGCACCCCCCATTTTATACACTGAGAAGTTGCGGCTCAAACAACAGAACTGTAACTTGCTTCTTTGCTCAGCAATAATGCCATTATCTCAGTCTGAAGTAATGATCACAGACCCAGAGAAGGAACCTCTTGCGTTCATCCTGCCAGGGCTGGcacccctcctgctccctgaGTGAGTGGGGCTGAGAAGTGTCTGGGGACAAGCTCCTGGTTTGGGAGAGCTGGCTGTGAGGGTAGAAGTGGTCTGTTCCATCCCTGGGGCCCTTCCAGTCCCTGGGGCTGACTTCCATGGCTATGCCCAGGGGAGTCTCCCAGGTCCTGAGGACAGTCAGGAAGGCGGCCCTGTCTGGTGCAGAGCATGTGTCAGTCCCCTGCAGCCTGGAGGAAGCTCCTTTGGGGAGATCTGAGTGACCCCAGAAGGCCCGAGGTCTCATGTAGGATGTGCTTGGATATGATATAAGCTCCACCTGGACTGGAACAGATTTGGAAATTTCTGGAGCATATTCTTCCAGTATCCAGGCACCCAGGTGACACGGCTGAGGACCTAGAGTTTGACTCTTGAGCTCAGAAGGAACACGTGGCAagtcctctctctccacctcacCTGCCACCCCGTGGGAGCCTCTAGCTTCACACCACTGTCCTCTGTCTCCGTCGGCCCCTTCTTGTCTTTTCACTCAATGCCAGTGTAGATTTCAGGGTCTATTCTGTCAGCCTCTCTCGACAGTCTCCTCTACTTACATGCCCCATTGTCCCAGCATTGCACACTCCAGGTGACCTCCAGCCTAGGACCTGGATCCTGGCCTCTGAGTGCTGTGGGGTAAGGCCCACCATCGTCCCGGCTGTGGTCTCTGTTAAGGCTGGGCCTCCAGCCTCTCAAGGGCTCTCACAGCTTCTGGGAATCGTGCTGTTTTTTGGTCCCATCCCTCTCGCACCCTCCACAGCAGCTCCTGAAAATGGCCTGTGCCTCATGGATACAATAGTTATTGGTCAGGGCCCCCTTCAATTTCCTGCTACAAAACCCACACCTGTAACCTGTGtccattcttctctctcatcaaaatgGCTTTATAAGCCCAATCCTCCCCTTGTGTCCTGGACCTACCCTCCCCGCCTCCTGTTTAGGGACTCCAAGAGCAGCTTCTTCTCTACCTGTAGCTTAAACCTCTTTCTATCGACCTTAACCCATCACGTCTCCCATCCTCCAATCAGTCACAAGGACCTGTCAGTCAGCTCTGAATCCGTTCTGTTTTGGAATCCGTTCTGTTTTGTTCTGTCCCTCGTCATCTTGCATCTGGACGATGGCATTAATCAGCCAACCCATTTCCTTGCCTCCATTTCGGCCCCTTCCCATGAAGTTTCTGTGTTGCAGGCAGGATGATGGTCCTAAAACACATTCTGACCAGGCCAT
Coding sequences within it:
- the C9H1orf210 gene encoding type III endosome membrane protein TEMP — translated: MSDANQTTVGPSGLPTVSAMTNGPGSGARAWPVLVGVVLGAVVLSLLIALAAKCHLCRKYRISYQHRPLPRTRKGICPEVGEDDDDDGFIEDNYIQPGASELGTEGSRHHFSL